A single region of the Phycisphaerae bacterium RAS1 genome encodes:
- a CDS encoding Proprotein convertase P-domain protein — protein sequence MTQAQCVYQAGQYQGDNTTCTPNPCGPRTGACCHADGTCTALTAAECLGYGWTFQGDNSLCIEVNCAAVTGACCIGTDSCEIMTQAQCTFQSGQYQGDNTSCTPNPCGVRGACCIGTDSCEIMTQAQCTFQSGQYQGDNTSCTPNPCGVRGACCIGTDSCEIMTQAQCEYQAGQYRGDGTTCTPNPCGGPPQTGACCVGSQCIANQTLQQCVALTGAWIGPGSVCGPGMCGGGGGTGACCLPDGTCQVTTAQQCSMMNGTYHGDGSACGPTTCPQVTQGACCMAGGGACFVMTSMNCGLSGGMYQGDGTTCGPTTCPQPPQNGRCCLSNGACTETTMEDCGVLGGMFAGPGTTCAGDPCAQPPGDFQLQLPLDGAVDVPVAPLFDWNDAAGVVDYDLYVDDDPAIGSPEIAAANLLISQYQAPDDALQPATTYYWTVIAYNASGETQSSTHSFTTGAAAADCNSNGVPDLQDIADGTSQDCNGNAVPDECDIVAQPGAGQTIDSGPLNMLIPENLPPGISHAISVAETAAVYDLNAQLSIDHTWVGDLVITLTHGGTSVVLIDRPGRPPGSTGFGCGADNYVAIVLDDEGAGGAIENMCVMNLTSPPSYTPNNPLSALVGASAAGDWILTVSDNASGDFGILVSWSLLLTPGSPPVSMDANGNGVPDECE from the coding sequence ATGACACAGGCCCAGTGCGTCTATCAGGCGGGTCAGTACCAGGGCGACAACACGACGTGCACGCCCAACCCGTGCGGCCCGCGTACCGGCGCCTGTTGCCACGCGGACGGAACGTGCACCGCCCTCACCGCAGCGGAGTGCCTCGGGTATGGATGGACGTTCCAGGGCGATAATTCGCTCTGCATAGAGGTGAACTGCGCGGCGGTGACCGGTGCATGCTGCATCGGCACCGATTCATGCGAAATCATGACGCAGGCGCAGTGCACGTTCCAATCGGGTCAGTACCAGGGTGACAACACGAGCTGCACGCCCAACCCCTGCGGCGTGCGCGGCGCGTGCTGCATTGGCACCGACTCGTGCGAGATCATGACGCAGGCGCAGTGCACGTTCCAATCGGGTCAGTACCAGGGTGACAACACGAGCTGCACGCCGAACCCCTGCGGCGTGCGCGGCGCGTGCTGCATCGGCACCGATTCGTGCGAGATCATGACGCAGGCCCAGTGCGAATATCAGGCGGGTCAGTACCGCGGCGACGGCACCACCTGCACGCCGAACCCCTGCGGTGGGCCGCCACAGACCGGCGCCTGCTGCGTCGGCAGCCAGTGCATCGCCAACCAGACGTTGCAGCAGTGCGTCGCTCTGACCGGCGCCTGGATCGGACCCGGCTCGGTCTGCGGCCCCGGCATGTGCGGCGGCGGCGGCGGAACCGGCGCATGCTGCCTGCCCGACGGCACGTGCCAGGTAACGACCGCGCAGCAGTGCAGCATGATGAACGGCACCTACCACGGCGACGGGTCTGCCTGCGGCCCGACGACCTGCCCGCAGGTCACCCAAGGCGCCTGCTGCATGGCCGGCGGCGGAGCGTGCTTCGTGATGACCTCGATGAACTGCGGCCTGTCCGGCGGCATGTATCAGGGCGACGGCACGACCTGCGGGCCGACCACCTGCCCGCAGCCGCCGCAGAACGGCCGCTGCTGCCTGTCGAACGGCGCGTGCACGGAAACGACGATGGAAGACTGCGGCGTTCTGGGCGGGATGTTTGCAGGCCCGGGGACGACCTGCGCCGGCGACCCGTGCGCCCAGCCGCCCGGAGATTTCCAGCTTCAATTGCCGCTCGACGGCGCGGTGGACGTGCCGGTTGCGCCGCTGTTCGACTGGAACGACGCGGCGGGCGTGGTCGACTATGACCTGTACGTTGACGACGACCCGGCGATTGGCAGTCCGGAGATCGCCGCCGCCAACCTGCTGATCAGCCAGTATCAGGCGCCGGACGACGCGCTGCAGCCCGCGACGACGTACTACTGGACGGTGATCGCCTACAACGCTTCGGGTGAAACGCAATCGAGCACGCACTCGTTCACGACCGGCGCCGCCGCCGCGGACTGCAACAGCAACGGCGTGCCGGATTTGCAGGACATCGCCGACGGAACCAGCCAGGACTGCAACGGCAACGCCGTGCCCGACGAGTGCGACATCGTTGCACAGCCGGGCGCCGGGCAGACGATCGATAGCGGGCCGCTGAACATGCTCATCCCGGAGAACCTCCCCCCCGGCATTTCACACGCGATCAGCGTGGCTGAGACTGCGGCCGTCTACGACCTGAACGCGCAGCTCAGCATCGATCATACGTGGGTCGGCGACCTCGTGATCACGCTCACTCACGGCGGAACCTCGGTGGTCCTGATCGATCGGCCGGGGCGACCGCCGGGAAGCACCGGGTTCGGCTGCGGCGCGGACAACTACGTGGCGATCGTGCTCGACGACGAGGGCGCGGGCGGCGCGATTGAGAACATGTGCGTCATGAACCTGACGTCGCCGCCCTCATACACGCCGAACAACCCGCTCAGCGCGCTCGTCGGCGCGAGCGCCGCCGGCGATTGGATTCTCACGGTGAGTGACAATGCGTCCGGCGACTTCGGAATCCTCGTTTCCTGGTCGCTGCTGCTCACGCCCGGCTCGCCGCCGGTAAGCATGGATGCGAATGGCAACGGAGTGCCGGACGAATGCGAGTAA